A genomic region of Luteolibacter sp. Y139 contains the following coding sequences:
- a CDS encoding DUF6916 family protein: MTTPLEDLSAASFEPHIGAEFTVESGGTAVTLRLDSVRLLGHRRPEAIRDPFSLGFVGPQGLRLPQEIYQFSREGFGVAGIFITQTGDGARGSEFEAIFT, translated from the coding sequence ATGACGACTCCACTCGAAGATCTTTCCGCCGCGTCGTTCGAGCCGCACATCGGGGCGGAGTTCACCGTGGAGTCGGGTGGCACTGCCGTCACGTTGCGTCTGGATTCGGTTCGCCTTCTCGGCCACCGTCGGCCGGAAGCTATTCGCGATCCTTTCTCGCTGGGCTTCGTGGGTCCCCAGGGACTGCGCCTGCCGCAAGAGATCTATCAGTTCTCCCGCGAGGGTTTCGGAGTAGCCGGAATCTTCATCACCCAAACCGGCGACGGCGCGCGCGGTTCAGAGTTCGAGGCCATCTTTACGTGA
- a CDS encoding GNAT family N-acetyltransferase, translated as MEPLALRPVTDGDRDFLADVYASTRAEELEATGWTDAEKAGFCRMQFDAQDAHYRQHYPGARFEVIESAGVAVGRLYVDRWPREIRIMDITLLPGHRGKGIGTRLLEELQQEAAASGKLLSIHVERMNPALKLYDRLGFQLIEDKGVYLLLGWTAGAKDVT; from the coding sequence ATGGAGCCCCTCGCCCTGCGCCCCGTTACCGATGGCGACCGGGATTTTCTCGCGGACGTCTATGCCTCGACACGGGCTGAAGAGCTGGAGGCGACGGGCTGGACGGATGCGGAAAAGGCAGGCTTCTGCCGGATGCAATTCGACGCCCAGGACGCGCACTACCGCCAGCACTATCCGGGGGCGAGGTTTGAGGTAATTGAGTCCGCTGGCGTCGCCGTCGGGCGGCTGTATGTCGACCGCTGGCCGCGCGAGATCCGCATCATGGACATCACACTGCTGCCCGGCCACCGCGGCAAGGGCATCGGCACGCGTCTGTTAGAAGAGTTGCAACAAGAAGCCGCAGCGTCCGGAAAGCTGCTCTCGATCCATGTCGAGCGGATGAATCCAGCCCTGAAGCTGTATGACCGGCTCGGCTTCCAACTGATCGAAGACAAGGGCGTTTACCTGCTGCTCGGCTGGACCGCCGGAGCAAAAGACGTCACGTAA
- a CDS encoding DUF6916 family protein, whose product MRPPVNDAVVAKYKALEESEVPGEYSHKRFAPHVGSDFQLAAAGTTCRLENVGDIFATTGPPGDFVSFSLVFSAAAGSPVESAIHTLKHPVLGEFDLFLSPIGPGDKKLYLEAICCRRV is encoded by the coding sequence GTGCGCCCGCCTGTAAACGACGCTGTGGTGGCGAAGTACAAGGCTTTGGAGGAGTCCGAAGTTCCCGGCGAATACAGCCACAAGCGGTTTGCACCGCATGTCGGATCCGATTTCCAACTCGCTGCGGCTGGCACGACATGCCGCTTGGAGAACGTCGGTGACATTTTTGCCACCACCGGACCACCGGGGGATTTCGTTTCCTTCTCCCTGGTGTTTTCGGCCGCTGCGGGCAGCCCGGTAGAGAGTGCGATCCACACGCTCAAGCATCCGGTGCTGGGCGAGTTCGATCTCTTCCTCTCCCCCATCGGCCCCGGCGACAAGAAGCTCTATCTGGAGGCCATCTGCTGCCGTCGCGTCTGA
- a CDS encoding phage tail protein, translating into MAEPFLSEIRIMSFAFAPKGWAMCNGQLLPINQNQGLFSLLGTTFGGDGRVNFGLPNNQGRTPIHVGGGHTLGEKAGEQAHTLSISEIPTHTHVLQGSSANATGPAPATAVLAGASNVYAPPTNLTSLHPGSVTNVGGSQAHLNMQPFLTLNFCIALQGIFPSPT; encoded by the coding sequence ATGGCCGAACCTTTCCTGAGTGAGATCCGCATCATGTCGTTCGCGTTCGCTCCCAAAGGGTGGGCGATGTGCAACGGCCAATTGCTGCCCATCAACCAGAACCAAGGCCTGTTCTCACTGCTTGGCACCACCTTCGGCGGCGACGGCCGGGTGAACTTCGGCCTGCCCAACAACCAAGGTCGCACCCCGATTCACGTCGGCGGCGGGCACACGCTTGGCGAAAAGGCCGGGGAGCAGGCGCACACGCTCAGCATCTCCGAAATCCCGACGCACACTCACGTGCTTCAAGGCAGCTCTGCCAATGCGACCGGCCCCGCGCCGGCCACCGCTGTCCTCGCCGGCGCGTCGAACGTCTATGCGCCTCCGACGAACCTTACCTCTCTCCATCCCGGCAGCGTCACGAACGTCGGCGGCAGCCAAGCTCACCTGAACATGCAGCCGTTCCTCACGCTGAACTTCTGCATCGCCCTGCAGGGCATTTTCCCATCTCCCACCTGA
- a CDS encoding phage tail protein, translated as MAQPYVGEIRMFAGNFAPAGWQFCEGQLLPISEYETLFQLIGTTYGGDGESTFAMPDMRGRIPIHQGNSFILAETGGAEEITLTVNQIPAHSHPLLASTSPGSQNSPAGHLTAESPNISLYIEDAPAGLMNASAITSTGGSQPHTNFQPYLCINFIISLFGIFPSPT; from the coding sequence ATGGCTCAACCTTATGTTGGTGAGATCCGCATGTTTGCGGGCAATTTCGCCCCCGCCGGCTGGCAGTTTTGCGAGGGGCAGCTTCTGCCGATCTCGGAATATGAAACGCTGTTCCAATTGATTGGCACCACCTACGGCGGCGATGGCGAGAGCACCTTTGCGATGCCCGACATGCGCGGACGGATCCCGATTCACCAGGGAAACAGCTTCATCCTCGCCGAGACCGGTGGGGCGGAGGAGATCACCCTGACGGTGAATCAGATCCCCGCCCACAGTCACCCGCTGCTGGCATCGACCAGCCCCGGTTCGCAGAACAGCCCGGCAGGTCATCTGACGGCGGAGTCACCCAATATCAGCCTCTACATTGAGGATGCACCGGCGGGGCTCATGAACGCTTCCGCGATCACATCGACCGGTGGAAGCCAGCCGCATACGAACTTCCAGCCGTATCTTTGCATCAATTTCATCATCTCGCTCTTCGGCATCTTCCCGTCTCCCACCTGA
- a CDS encoding phage tail protein, with protein MADPFVAEIRIFPFNFAPRGWAWCDGQILPLSQNTALFSLLGTTYGGNGKSNFALPDLQGRAPMHPGQGPGLSLHDLGETGGSDTVTLLESEIPSHTHTLRASTDDADLKAPTPARSLARSTGGFTNQQNPPGGNLVQMAPQALAPAGGDAPHNNMMPYLTFYFCIALQGVFPPRT; from the coding sequence ATGGCTGATCCCTTCGTCGCCGAAATCCGTATCTTTCCCTTTAACTTCGCGCCGCGGGGTTGGGCATGGTGCGACGGGCAAATTCTGCCGCTCTCGCAGAATACCGCGTTGTTTTCGCTCCTTGGCACCACCTACGGAGGCAACGGGAAGAGCAACTTCGCGCTGCCCGACCTGCAAGGTCGCGCGCCGATGCATCCCGGCCAGGGCCCGGGCCTTTCCCTGCATGATCTGGGAGAAACGGGCGGCTCGGACACGGTAACCTTGCTCGAGTCGGAAATCCCGTCCCACACGCACACGCTCCGCGCGTCGACCGATGACGCTGATCTCAAGGCTCCCACGCCTGCCCGTTCGCTGGCCCGCTCCACCGGGGGCTTTACCAATCAGCAGAATCCACCGGGGGGAAATCTCGTCCAGATGGCACCGCAAGCACTCGCGCCAGCCGGCGGCGATGCTCCGCACAATAACATGATGCCATACCTGACCTTCTATTTCTGCATCGCCCTGCAGGGGGTGTTCCCGCCGCGCACCTGA